The region TAGGGTCAATTCTTTGAGGATTTGGGCTTGTTGGGCGCTCTCATTGCGTTCCTGGATAAGGTTGGCCCGGTCTAAAGTAGTTTGCAGTTCTTCGGTCAACTGTTGGAGAAATTGTCTTTCCCTCATTTCCCAATGGTGGGGACGTTGGCAATGGTGGGCCATGAGCAGGCCGAGGGGGTAGTTATCCCGGTAGAGGGGCACTGTCAAGCTCGCTTTGACTTGGTGTTGCTCCAACCATTGGCGGTGGGAGCTACTGATGCTGGCACTGTCAGTGTCGTTGATGGCGACGATCTGGGAAGGAATATCTTCCTGGGCCCAAGGATGGGGGTCTTTGCTGTCAATTAAACCTTGGGTGGCCAAGTCCAAAGCTTGTACTACCATGGCTTCTGACTGATAGCGGGGATGGTAGTAAAACACTAACCGCTCACAACCAAACAGGGTCCTGGCTTGGTCGAGGTTCTTCTGAATTACGCCTTGGATTTCGTCAATGTCGGAAAGGTTGGCCCGGGAAAACTCTGTCAATAGTTCTGATTGTTTGAGGGATAAATCCTGCTGATGGCGCAATTTTTGAACCTGGGCACTGAGGGCATCAATGGTTTGGTCGGCGATCGCCAATTCATCACCGGCCACGGCTGGGGGTTGGTCTAGATTCCGGTGGGAATACTTTGCTTTCGATGCCAGAGCGGTTTGGGCTTTGGTATTTTCCCCCACCATCCAATAGGCAACGAAGGCCGCCCCCACAGCGGTCACCAATAGCCCGATCAGAATCTGGTCACGGATTTGTTTGGTGGTGGATTCCTTCACCTGTTGCTCCAGGGGGGGAACCTGGAGTCGGTCCACACTGTTGAGATTTAGCCCCCCAATCACCCCGGCAGGGATCAAGCCAATTAAAAGAGCTATCAACACCGCCTTATTGCGGAGGGAAAGTCCTCCACCCTGGGCCGGTGGATTGGTTGAGGCAGAAACCGGGCTCAAATTGTCCGGATCGGCGATCGCCATGAGGGGAGCCAGGGGTTGCATGGGAGGTAACTCCACCTTGGGCAAATTGATCGGGGACGGTGGGGTCAACTCCGCTGCCGATTGGGTCAGGGCCGCCAGGGCGTCGGTGTCAATGGCTGGGTTGGAGCTAGTGGCAACATTCTCACCCTCTACAGTATCGGTTTCTGCCACCAAGGCCTGGGCCATGAATTCAGCCCCATCTACCCCCGGTTCCTCAGCTAACTTTTCTAGGGAAACCAACGTCTCTGCCTCGGTGTCATGGTCTGCATTGTCGCCATTAATACCATTTTCCTTTCCATCCACGAACCAATTCAGGGATTCCTTTGCCTCACTTTCCACCTCTCCATCAAAGGCGGTAAAAGTACTGCTATTTTCTGGCAATTCATCCTGGGCTTCGGAGGTGTTCGTCAACTCAGGAAAGAGGACATCATCAAGGGACTCACCACTGCCCACGGAGGGGATAGCGTCGGGGCGGCGATCGGAGGGAGGAGTTTGGGTCATGGTTATAATTTACCAGTTAGGTAACATGGGCAGGGAAGGGGCGACATCAGTACCTCTAGCAGAGCATCAAGCTTGGTTTGAGGGGTCTATCCTAAAGTCTAAGAAGAGAAATACAAGTACTAAAAATAAAGCTGTAATTGTTTCATTCCTAGTTAGCTTGCTGCTGAAGCTAAAATTCCAGTCAAAAGTGTAGAAAATTTAGCCAATAGTTAGCAAATTGATCGGTTGATTCGTTTAATAAATTCAATAAAAATCAATAAAAGTTAATTAGGATTAACTTGGGTGGTGGCCACGAGGCGGCCCACTATGGACTGGGCATCCAACACCACATACATCACCCCTGGGGGGCTGACCCAAAATCCCCGCACATAGGGTGCAAGGTCAGAACTAACGCTGGCGGCGGGGGGAGATTGGATTTGATCCGTTTCACACCAGGTAATGTCCTTCACCTCTGTGACCACTAGTCCCAACATCTGACTGCGTTGACCTGGCGATCGCCTGCCTCCGCTGGGATCAAGGTCGAAGGGTACACCTCCATTTAAAATAATAACCTGATAGTTGGTGCGGGAACCGGATTGGAGATGCCAAGGAGATAGCCCCAAAAAAGCGCCAAAATCAATCACCCAGAGCACTTCTCCTCGCCAATTATGAACCCCCATAGTCCAAGGAGGCATGTGGGGAATGGGGGTAATCTGCCCCAGGGGCACCGTCAGAATCTCCGTTAACTGGAACAGAGGCAAAATCAAGTTGGTGTCTGGTTCAAGGACAAATTGTAAAAACTGCTGGCGGGGGACTTGGGTATCCCCCAGCATGGCGTTGGAAGAAAAGGTGTTGGCTGGCAAAACAGTTGCTCCTAGAAATTGCCCCAGGGGGGACCGGAAAAATCAACAAACTTTAGTAATAGATAATTTGCTCATCGGCTGAGAAAATTAATTGGTTAGCCGGAGAAAATTAACGGGAAAGCATAGCGCGTAAAATTTAGATAAATTGCTTAATTACTGTGTTGAACTCCTCTTGATCAATGGGTTTAGTAATATAGGCGTCCGCCCCTTGGCGTTTGCCCCAAAATTTATCCATATCCGTGGCCTTAGTGGAACAGAGGATGACTGGAATACTTTTAGTTTGATCTTTGTCTTTCAATTCTCGACAAATTTCAAAACCACTGCGCCCCGGCAGTACAATATCCAAAATAATTACGTCGGGCACCGCCTGGGACAATTTTTCCAAGGCTTCTTCGCCACTGATGGCTGTGGTGACGTTAATGCCTAACTTCTGACAAAAATCACTGATAATTGAACGTTCTGTGGAGGAATCGTCAATAATAAGTGCGCTGCCCATAATGTTGCCTCGGTGCTTGATTAGTCGAAAAGTGAACAATAAACAGTAAACAGTTATAAATCCTAAACCAAACCGCAAAAGTATTGGTTCGGAATTAAGACAGACTCCGCAATTTTTCAGAGTTGCCTTCGGTCAAGTTATTCCGCTGGCACCGATGCTTGCTCTTGGAGGTGTTTTTTGATAGTTTGCAAAACCATGTCCGGGTTGACGGGCTTACTCAAAAAATCGGTGGAGCCGACCATTTTGGCCCGCACCCGATCAACAATGCCGTCATTGCCGGTAAGGATGACAATGGGAGTACTTTTGAAAATGGATAATTTACGCAACTGTCCACAAATTTCATACCCGTTGGCATTGGGCATTACCAAATCGAGGAAAATTAAATCCGGTTTACGGGCCAGAAGAATGGCGATCGCCCGTAGCGGATCATTAACTCCCACAAACCGATAACCGGCTGTGGTGAGGATTTTTTCCATGGTCTGACAAATCAGGGGACTGTCATCCACACAGGCGATCAGAGGGCCACTGGGCACATCGGGCTGGGCCACCACTCCCCTCACTGGCGGAGCAATGGGGGGCGGCAAATCGGGAATTTTAATCAACTCCACCAATCCCAACTGCAGATAGGGCAAAAGGGAAGTGGTTACACTTAACACATCCCGCCTCATGCGCACGGACAAATCCCGTAGGGACTGATTCCCGTCCAGCAATTGCTTGAGGGTTTGGTACACCTGGGAAGTGGTGCGTTGTTGCAACTGTTCCGCCTGGCGAATGATGGGGGCCGCATTGGGGGAGCGGTCCGCAATCTTGGCCCCCTGCCATTTGCTCCATAACTGTTGGGACTCGGCAATCATCTGGTCTGCGTCAATCAGCACCAACCTAGTAGAGAGCAAATTATCCTGACGCAGATCACAGGCCACCTCCATGGATTGGGTAATGTCAAACAATACTTCTACCACCGTGGCCCGAATGAGTCGGGCGGCCTGTTCCCTGGTGACCTTCTGTTGGGCTACCCAGTGACAGAGTAGTTGGTATTCCCAGCAAATTTGTAAATCCTGGGGATCAATGCTAGCTAAATCCGTTTGCACAGAGGCTAAATTAGCAGCAATTTGAGGCAGGTAGGAAGCAATTTGCCGACGCCAACGCCGGACAGCATGACGCCCTCCGGTGGCATACATAATGCGGCCTAGATAAAGATAAAATGACCACTGTTCCCCCGCTGCAGTGGAAAGAATTAGTTGGCCGCTAAAACGGGGTTGCTTCAGTCCATCGAAGAAACTGGCCTGTCGGGAGGCGGTGAATTCTTGAATTGGAACTGAGTGGGAGGAGGGAGTGGGAGCTGTCATTTAATCAAAGGGGGAGGCAGGTCAACAGCAGGATGGAGGGGGGGGGCATACTTATAGCTTGCCCTGAAAGGGGTATGGATTGCCAAAGTACGCAAGAAAACTTCATCGACTTTACTAGGCCGACTTTGGCAAAAGCTTTTGTATTAACCATTATCGCACAATCTTAAATGGGATTACCAGGGTTGATCCCGGCCATCAACATCGTAAATGCGGTACAAAAAAGAGACAATTGCTAAGGCAAACTTCCCCAGACACCATGATCCCAGCTCCCCTTCGCCTGCACTACCAAGTGGCAATGCCAACCCCCCAGACCCACTACTTTACCGTGGATTTCCATGTCCAAGGTTTCGCTGCTTCTGTACTAGAATTAAAATTTCCCGTCTGGACACCGGGATCCTATCTGGTACGGGAATATGAACGACATTTGCAGGACTTCCAAGCCCGGAGTCTAATCAGCGGTGAATATTTGGGCCATCAAAAGTTGGGTAAGGCCCATTGGGCCATTGCCTGTGGAGAGGAAGAAGATATTGCCATTTCCTACCGTATTTATGCCGATGAATTAACCGTAAGAACCAATCACTTGGACTATAGTCATGGTTTCTTCACCGGGGCGGCATTGTTTTTTTACCTGCCAGGACACACAGATGTGCCCCTAACCTTAACCGTTGTTCCCCCCGAACCAGCCTGGGCGATCGCCACTGCCCTGCCCTGTAAGGCAACGGATCTGACCACGGGGGCAAAAACTTTCCATGCCCAGGATTTTGACACGTTGGTGGATAGTCCGGTGGAAGTGGGTATCCATCAAGATTACGCCTTTGAAGCCCAGGGTAAGGAACACCATTTTGTAGTCTGGGGCGAAAGTAACTTAGATGGGGAGCGGTTGGTCAAAGATACCCAGAAAATTATTGCCACGGAAGCCGATCTGTTTGGGACATTGCCCTACGACCATTATTGGTTTTTGCTCCACACATCCAACCAGGGCTATGGCGGTTTAGAGCATAAAGATTCCTGTGTGTTGAACTATGATCGCTTTGGTTTTCGGGATCCGGAAAAATACCAACGGTTTTTGCAACTGGTGGCCCATGAATTTTTCCATCTTTGGAATATCAAGCGCATTCGCCCCCAGTCCCTGGAGCAATTTGATTACGACCAAGAAAATTACACCCCTTCCCTCTGGTTTTCCGAAGGCACCACCAGTTACTATGATCTGCTCATTCCCCTCCGGGCCGGACTGTATGATCGCCAGACCTATCTAAAAAATTTGGGCAAGGAAATCACCCGCTACCTCACTACCCCAGGGCGTTTGGTGCAACCCCTGGCTGAATCTAGTTTTGACGCCTGGATCAAACTCTATCGTCGGGATGCCAACGGCGATAACAGTCAAATGTCCTATTACCTCAAGGGGGAATTGGTGACTTTGATGCTGGATTTGCTCATTCGGGAACGACACCAAAATCAGCGTTCCTTCGATGATGTTCTACGGGCCATGTGGCAGGAGTTTGGCCAGGAAGAAATTGGTTTTACCCCAGCACAATTGCGGGCAGTGATTACCGGAGTGGCGGATACGGACTTGACCGAATTTTTCTACACCTATCTCCACACCACGGCGGAACTTCCCCTCAACGATTACCTGCACCCCTTTGGCTTGTGTATTAAACCCGTGCAGGAAGATTTGACTCCCTATTTGGGCATTAAGGTTAAATCGGAGGCTGGCCAGGAAAAAGTCACCTTTGTGGCCGCCCATTCCCCCGCCGCCATGGCTGGCATTAGTCCCCAGGATTTGTTGCTGGCGATCAATGGTGTAAGGGTTGGGGCCGAACAGCTTTCCCTACGGCTGAAAGACTACCAAGCCAATGATATGATTCAGTTAACGGTGTTTCATCAGGATCTGTTGCGGACGGTGGATGTGGTGCTGGCATCTCCCCAAGCAAACCGTTATGAAGTGGCGCCCATGGCCGACCCCTCGGACAGCCAACTTCAAAATCTGGCGGGCTGGCTAGGTGAATCCTAATGCCCTGGAAAACACGGGTAGCACATTATTCCCCTTTGGATGACTGGGGTTAAGTCCAGGGAGTACAAGTCTTTTTTTTGATTTTCTGATGCACAAGTTTTTGCCGATCGCCTACTTTGAAGATAAGTTTGTCCCGTTTGAGGATGCCAAAATATCCGTTGCTACCCATGCCCTCCACTATGGGACGGCGGCCTTTGGGGGTTTACGGGGCATTCCCGACCCTGAAGATCCGGGCACCATTTTACTGTTTCGCCTAGACCGCCACGGCGATCGCCTGAGTAAGAGTGCCAAGTTTTTGCACTACGACATCAGTGCAGAAAAAATCAAGGAAGTTATTGTTGATTTTGTCAAGAAAAATCAGCCCGATAAATCCTTCTACATCCGTCCTTTGGTGTACAGTTCCGGTTTGGGCATTGCCCCCCGCCTGCACAATCTGGAAAAAAATTTCTTGGTTTACGGCTTGGAAATGGGG is a window of Synechocystis sp. PCC 7338 DNA encoding:
- a CDS encoding methyl-accepting chemotaxis protein, which encodes MTQTPPSDRRPDAIPSVGSGESLDDVLFPELTNTSEAQDELPENSSTFTAFDGEVESEAKESLNWFVDGKENGINGDNADHDTEAETLVSLEKLAEEPGVDGAEFMAQALVAETDTVEGENVATSSNPAIDTDALAALTQSAAELTPPSPINLPKVELPPMQPLAPLMAIADPDNLSPVSASTNPPAQGGGLSLRNKAVLIALLIGLIPAGVIGGLNLNSVDRLQVPPLEQQVKESTTKQIRDQILIGLLVTAVGAAFVAYWMVGENTKAQTALASKAKYSHRNLDQPPAVAGDELAIADQTIDALSAQVQKLRHQQDLSLKQSELLTEFSRANLSDIDEIQGVIQKNLDQARTLFGCERLVFYYHPRYQSEAMVVQALDLATQGLIDSKDPHPWAQEDIPSQIVAINDTDSASISSSHRQWLEQHQVKASLTVPLYRDNYPLGLLMAHHCQRPHHWEMRERQFLQQLTEELQTTLDRANLIQERNESAQQAQILKELTLKISAAINSEQVFDIAAQAIRLALKADRVIVYRFDATWAGTVIVESVAEGYPKALGATIADPCFADSYVEKYRSGRIQATRDIYNAGLTPCHIGQLKPFEVKANLVAPINYKGNLLGLLIAHQCSGPRDWHQNEIDLFGQLTVQVGLALERSDLLAQQKIAEVEQRQMREKMQKRALELLMEVDPVSRGDLTIRAHVTEDEIGTIADSYNATIESLRRIVTQVQTAASQFTETTDTNEVAVRQLAQQANRQASDVAEALERLQAMNKSIQAVAENAAQAESAVQRATQTVDQGEDAMNRTVDGIVAIRETVAATAKQVKRLGESSQKISKVVNLIGSFADQTNLLALNAAIEAAHAGEEGRGFAVVADEVRSLARQSAEATAEISQLVATIQAETNEVVNAMEAGTEQVVAGTKLVEETRRSLNQITAVSAQISSLVEAITSAAIEQSQTSESVTQTMALVAQIADKNSSEASGVSATFKELLAVAQSLQEAVKQFKVQ
- a CDS encoding chemotaxis protein CheW, with the protein product MPANTFSSNAMLGDTQVPRQQFLQFVLEPDTNLILPLFQLTEILTVPLGQITPIPHMPPWTMGVHNWRGEVLWVIDFGAFLGLSPWHLQSGSRTNYQVIILNGGVPFDLDPSGGRRSPGQRSQMLGLVVTEVKDITWCETDQIQSPPAASVSSDLAPYVRGFWVSPPGVMYVVLDAQSIVGRLVATTQVNPN
- a CDS encoding response regulator transcription factor encodes the protein MGSALIIDDSSTERSIISDFCQKLGINVTTAISGEEALEKLSQAVPDVIILDIVLPGRSGFEICRELKDKDQTKSIPVILCSTKATDMDKFWGKRQGADAYITKPIDQEEFNTVIKQFI
- a CDS encoding response regulator, whose protein sequence is MTAPTPSSHSVPIQEFTASRQASFFDGLKQPRFSGQLILSTAAGEQWSFYLYLGRIMYATGGRHAVRRWRRQIASYLPQIAANLASVQTDLASIDPQDLQICWEYQLLCHWVAQQKVTREQAARLIRATVVEVLFDITQSMEVACDLRQDNLLSTRLVLIDADQMIAESQQLWSKWQGAKIADRSPNAAPIIRQAEQLQQRTTSQVYQTLKQLLDGNQSLRDLSVRMRRDVLSVTTSLLPYLQLGLVELIKIPDLPPPIAPPVRGVVAQPDVPSGPLIACVDDSPLICQTMEKILTTAGYRFVGVNDPLRAIAILLARKPDLIFLDLVMPNANGYEICGQLRKLSIFKSTPIVILTGNDGIVDRVRAKMVGSTDFLSKPVNPDMVLQTIKKHLQEQASVPAE
- a CDS encoding M61 family metallopeptidase, which encodes MIPAPLRLHYQVAMPTPQTHYFTVDFHVQGFAASVLELKFPVWTPGSYLVREYERHLQDFQARSLISGEYLGHQKLGKAHWAIACGEEEDIAISYRIYADELTVRTNHLDYSHGFFTGAALFFYLPGHTDVPLTLTVVPPEPAWAIATALPCKATDLTTGAKTFHAQDFDTLVDSPVEVGIHQDYAFEAQGKEHHFVVWGESNLDGERLVKDTQKIIATEADLFGTLPYDHYWFLLHTSNQGYGGLEHKDSCVLNYDRFGFRDPEKYQRFLQLVAHEFFHLWNIKRIRPQSLEQFDYDQENYTPSLWFSEGTTSYYDLLIPLRAGLYDRQTYLKNLGKEITRYLTTPGRLVQPLAESSFDAWIKLYRRDANGDNSQMSYYLKGELVTLMLDLLIRERHQNQRSFDDVLRAMWQEFGQEEIGFTPAQLRAVITGVADTDLTEFFYTYLHTTAELPLNDYLHPFGLCIKPVQEDLTPYLGIKVKSEAGQEKVTFVAAHSPAAMAGISPQDLLLAINGVRVGAEQLSLRLKDYQANDMIQLTVFHQDLLRTVDVVLASPQANRYEVAPMADPSDSQLQNLAGWLGES